The Solanum lycopersicum chromosome 6, SLM_r2.1 genome has a window encoding:
- the LOC101257774 gene encoding probable membrane-associated kinase regulator 6 — protein sequence MDNYPKILANNFNSNMEEEEEEESAFIEMDPSLPLSKRYFINFRIPDQEKMEADKRSFSIIQKLLDFLKKMSFGCKSGTSTGVVEGAMLMKKWESSEGTTLTPRTSIANYSEEDWRRSCDSDASIYEAVLHCKRTINGDE from the exons ATGGATAATTATCCGAAGATATTAGCTAATAATTTCAATAGCAatatggaagaagaagaagaagaagaatcgGCATTCATTGAAATGGATCCTTCACTTCCTCTATCTAAgagatattttatcaattttcgtaTACCTGATCAAGAAAAAATGGAGGCGGATAAGAGATCTTTTTCAATAATTCAGAAATTGTtggattttttgaagaaaatgagttttggATGCAAAAGTGGTACTAGTACAGGGGTGGTGGAGGGAGCAATGTTAATGAAAAAGTGGGAAAGTTCTGAAGGTACAACTTTGACTCCAAGGACAAGTATAGCTAATTATTCTGAAGAAGATTGGCGTAGATCTTGTGATTCTGATGCATCTATTTATGAAGCTGTTCTTCATTGCAAAAGAACTATTAATG GTGATGAGTAA